In the Rhinoraja longicauda isolate Sanriku21f chromosome 40, sRhiLon1.1, whole genome shotgun sequence genome, one interval contains:
- the LOC144611351 gene encoding RNA-binding protein 3-like → MSDEGKLFVGGLHFETDEQTLEQAFCKYGQISEVRVIKDRDTNMSRGFGFITFENPRDARGAMEAMNGKSLDGRDIRVDHADRKSGGGGGYSQGGGGGYRRDYDRGRGYSQSRGGGGYQGRNTYQ, encoded by the coding sequence ATGTCTGATGAAGGAAAGTTATTCGTCGGCGGCCTCCATTTTGAGACGGACGAGCAGACCCTGGAACAGGCGTTCTGCAAGTACGGGCAGATCTCCGAGGTCCGCGTCATCAAGGACCGAGATACCAACATGTCCCGAGGTTTCGGCTTCATCACCTTCGAGAACCCGCGCGATGCCCGCGGCGCCATGGAGGCCATGAACGGCAAGTCCCTGGACGGCCGCGACATCCGCGTGGATCACGCCGACAGGAAatcgggcggcggcggcggctactCTCAGGGCGGAGGCGGCGGCTACCGGCGGGACTACGACCGCGGCAGAGGCTACTCTCAGTCCCGAGGCGGCGGCGGCTACCAAGGCCGCAACACGTACCAATGA